Proteins encoded together in one Sphingomonas radiodurans window:
- the mgtE gene encoding magnesium transporter, whose protein sequence is MSETELHPGDRASEGDDDRQLDADDRLRPEFVAAVLDAVQDGDTEEAHRLVEPLHPADIADLFELIPDDCRAALASAVADLLDGDVFAEMNDFVRERLIDALDARQVADIASEMDTDDAVAIIEDLDAEDQREVLRAMEPDDRAAIEEALSFPEESAGRLMQRELIAVPEHWTVGDTLDFLRADDALTTDFWEIFVVDPAHKPVGTCALSWILRTPRSIAIADVMQREQTLIPVDMDQEEVALRFQKYALISAAVVDASGRLVGMITVDDIVHIIQEEAGEDALLLSGAGEGDINEPVLDSYKARVRWLIANLFTALLASFIISRFEDTIQRMVALATLMPIVAGVGGNAGTQTLAVTVRAMATNQLTQSNTARAILREIRVAFLNGATIAVVIGTGVAVIFGNPMLGGVIAAAMMTNIVLAGLAGVLVPVVLERLNADPAVASSVFVTMITDSIGFLAFLGLATASGLTG, encoded by the coding sequence CAGCTCGACGCCGACGATCGGCTCCGTCCCGAGTTCGTCGCCGCGGTGCTCGATGCGGTGCAGGACGGCGACACCGAGGAAGCACACCGCCTCGTCGAGCCGCTCCACCCGGCGGACATCGCCGATCTGTTCGAGCTGATCCCCGACGATTGCCGCGCGGCGCTCGCGTCCGCCGTCGCCGATCTGCTGGACGGCGACGTCTTCGCCGAGATGAACGATTTCGTCCGCGAACGGCTGATCGACGCGCTCGACGCGCGCCAGGTCGCCGACATCGCGTCCGAGATGGACACCGATGACGCGGTCGCGATCATCGAGGATCTCGACGCCGAGGATCAGCGCGAAGTGCTCCGCGCGATGGAGCCCGACGATCGCGCCGCGATCGAGGAAGCGCTCAGCTTCCCCGAGGAATCCGCCGGCCGCTTGATGCAGCGCGAGCTGATCGCGGTGCCCGAGCATTGGACGGTCGGCGACACGCTCGATTTCCTCCGCGCCGACGATGCGCTGACGACCGATTTCTGGGAAATCTTCGTCGTCGATCCCGCGCACAAGCCGGTCGGCACCTGCGCGCTCTCGTGGATCCTGCGCACCCCGCGGTCGATCGCGATCGCCGACGTGATGCAGCGCGAACAAACGCTGATCCCGGTCGATATGGACCAGGAGGAAGTCGCGCTGCGCTTCCAGAAATACGCGCTGATCTCCGCCGCGGTGGTCGATGCCTCCGGCCGGCTCGTCGGCATGATCACCGTCGACGATATCGTCCACATCATCCAGGAAGAGGCGGGCGAGGATGCGCTGCTGCTCTCGGGCGCGGGCGAAGGCGACATCAACGAGCCCGTGCTCGACAGCTATAAGGCGCGCGTCCGCTGGCTGATCGCGAACCTGTTCACCGCGCTGCTCGCCTCGTTCATCATCTCGCGCTTCGAAGATACGATCCAGCGCATGGTCGCGCTCGCCACGCTGATGCCGATCGTCGCCGGCGTCGGCGGCAATGCCGGCACGCAGACGCTCGCCGTCACCGTGCGCGCGATGGCGACCAACCAGCTGACGCAATCGAACACCGCGCGCGCGATCCTGCGCGAAATCCGCGTCGCCTTCCTCAACGGCGCGACGATCGCGGTGGTGATCGGCACTGGCGTCGCGGTGATCTTCGGCAATCCGATGCTGGGCGGCGTGATCGCGGCGGCGATGATGACCAACATCGTGCTCGCCGGGCTTGCCGGCGTGCTGGTGCCGGTGGTGCTGGAACGGCTGAATGCCGATCCCGCGGTCGCCTCGTCGGTATTCGTCACGATGATCACCGATTCGATCGGCTTCCTCGCCTTCCTCGGCCTCGCCACCGCCTCTGGCCTCACCGGCTGA
- a CDS encoding DUF1489 family protein — protein MPLHITKVAFGHTAVEHLADRLRERGQEGPLFLTTRYLPKRHEEIAGQGSLFWIIKHQLVARSPILSFGEAEAGRVAIHIDPVLRLVAARPKRAHQGWRYLEAADAPADLGGDASGIGELPPALIGKLAELGLV, from the coding sequence ATGCCGCTCCACATCACCAAAGTCGCCTTCGGCCACACCGCCGTCGAACACCTCGCCGATCGCCTGCGCGAACGCGGGCAGGAAGGCCCGCTCTTCCTCACCACGCGCTACCTGCCCAAGCGCCACGAAGAGATCGCCGGCCAGGGCTCGCTGTTCTGGATCATCAAGCACCAGCTCGTCGCGCGCTCCCCGATCCTGTCGTTCGGCGAGGCCGAAGCCGGCCGCGTCGCGATCCACATCGATCCGGTGCTCCGCCTCGTCGCCGCTCGCCCGAAGCGCGCGCACCAGGGCTGGCGCTACCTCGAAGCCGCCGACGCGCCCGCCGATCTCGGCGGCGACGCCAGCGGCATAGGTGAGTTGCCCCCCGCGCTCATCGGCAAGCTCGCGGAACTGGGGCTGGTGTAG
- a CDS encoding PilZ domain-containing protein, with the protein MQIKLTYANCVLRGRRNGDGALGYEFFNFEQALEAAVEIEDDHPDRRNGARLRMVYRVARAHARGDQGFARVVNISDHGLMLSTGLEVSIGDEVTVDLSEACSLTGTVVWRTLDQCGLKLTTPIDSVALLSRLKEEQRAPGARQLRLAIDKKVVITTELGMQIVRLRDISQRGAKIVHDGRLRAGMTINVRVTPQLECHGLVRWSLDGQAGVEFEKVLTVSDLGSAKAL; encoded by the coding sequence ATGCAGATCAAGCTAACATACGCTAATTGCGTATTGCGCGGTCGGCGGAACGGAGATGGTGCCCTGGGCTACGAATTCTTCAACTTCGAGCAAGCGCTCGAGGCCGCCGTCGAGATCGAGGATGATCACCCAGACCGGCGCAACGGCGCGCGGCTGCGGATGGTCTATCGTGTCGCGCGCGCGCATGCCCGCGGCGATCAGGGGTTCGCGCGGGTCGTGAACATCTCCGACCACGGCCTGATGCTGTCGACCGGGCTCGAGGTGTCGATCGGGGACGAGGTGACGGTGGACCTTTCCGAGGCCTGCTCGCTGACCGGTACGGTCGTGTGGCGCACGCTCGACCAGTGCGGGCTGAAGCTCACCACGCCGATCGACAGCGTGGCGCTGCTGTCGCGGCTGAAGGAAGAACAGCGCGCGCCGGGGGCGCGGCAGCTGCGTCTGGCGATCGACAAGAAGGTGGTGATCACGACCGAGCTGGGGATGCAGATCGTGCGGCTGCGCGATATCTCGCAGCGCGGCGCCAAGATCGTCCACGACGGCCGGCTGCGCGCCGGGATGACGATCAACGTGCGCGTGACGCCGCAGCTGGAATGCCACGGGCTGGTCCGCTGGTCGCTCGACGGGCAGGCCGGCGTGGAGTTCGAGAAGGTGCTGACGGTGAGCGATCTGGGATCGGCGAAGGCGCTGTAG
- a CDS encoding DUF6894 family protein, protein MYHFHVNGEHDADGFDLPDIRVAKCEALEMAGRIICEEDSDAFWGAGGWTMKVTGSDGTPLFELVLFGFESPGAKAPSVQISALA, encoded by the coding sequence ATGTATCACTTCCACGTGAATGGCGAACATGACGCCGACGGTTTCGACCTGCCGGACATCCGCGTTGCGAAATGCGAAGCGCTTGAGATGGCCGGGCGGATCATCTGCGAGGAGGATTCGGACGCGTTCTGGGGTGCCGGGGGGTGGACGATGAAGGTGACGGGATCGGACGGAACGCCGCTGTTCGAGCTGGTGCTGTTCGGATTCGAGTCGCCCGGCGCGAAGGCTCCCTCGGTGCAGATCTCCGCGCTGGCGTGA
- a CDS encoding response regulator, whose translation MSAPTPDRRIAPSILIVDGDVITRHAIADYLRHCGYAVVEAASTDEAMKALPEPSLGIDVILCDVAAVGEQSAQELSSWVRANRPELEVRLASTVEAVADTAAELCESGPNLARPYEPQAVIDYVKQLRATRDRATAA comes from the coding sequence ATGAGCGCACCAACCCCCGACCGCCGCATCGCGCCCTCGATCCTGATCGTCGATGGCGACGTGATCACGCGCCACGCGATCGCCGATTATCTGCGGCACTGCGGCTATGCCGTGGTGGAAGCCGCCAGCACGGACGAAGCGATGAAGGCGCTGCCCGAACCATCGCTGGGGATCGACGTGATCTTGTGCGATGTCGCCGCGGTCGGCGAACAATCGGCGCAGGAACTGTCGAGCTGGGTGCGGGCCAACCGGCCGGAACTTGAAGTGCGGCTTGCCAGCACGGTCGAGGCGGTTGCCGATACTGCGGCGGAACTGTGCGAAAGCGGGCCGAACCTTGCCAGGCCGTACGAGCCGCAAGCCGTGATCGATTATGTCAAGCAGCTGCGCGCGACGCGCGACCGGGCGACCGCTGCCTGA
- a CDS encoding response regulator, giving the protein MPVVDTVVERPLRLLVVEDEMLIRMVVSEVLRDAGYDVVEAANGDEALELLRAGVAIDLVLSDVRMPGSTDGLALLAFVRKYHAEVPVIISSGHLESQVALDAGASQFLGKPFRVEQALAMVESEMKKIS; this is encoded by the coding sequence ATGCCGGTCGTGGACACGGTAGTCGAGCGACCGCTGCGACTTCTCGTCGTGGAAGACGAGATGTTGATCCGCATGGTCGTGAGCGAAGTGTTGCGCGATGCTGGCTATGACGTGGTGGAAGCCGCCAATGGCGACGAAGCACTTGAGCTGCTGAGAGCGGGTGTTGCGATCGATCTGGTGCTGAGCGACGTTCGCATGCCGGGATCGACCGATGGACTGGCGTTGCTCGCGTTCGTCCGGAAGTATCATGCCGAGGTGCCGGTGATCATTTCATCGGGCCATCTGGAATCGCAGGTTGCGCTGGATGCGGGGGCGTCGCAGTTTCTCGGCAAGCCGTTCAGGGTGGAACAAGCGCTCGCGATGGTCGAATCCGAAATGAAGAAGATATCATGA
- the uvrA gene encoding excinuclease ABC subunit UvrA: protein MLTHISVRGAREHNLKDVSIDIPRDTLTVITGLSGSGKSSLAFDTIYAEGQRRYVESLSAYARQFLELMQKPDVDHIEGLSPAISIEQKTTSRNPRSTVATVTEIYDYMRLLWARVGVPYSPATGLPISAQTVSQMVDRVMALPEGTRLYLLAPVVRGRKGEYRKELAEWQKAGFTRVRIDGELHEIDEAPALDKKYKHDIEVVVDRLAVNPDIATRLADSFETALKLADGLAYVDLAEGVVPGREEEAASGGAMKNAGIPANRIVFSEKFACPVSGFTIAEIEPRLFSFNAPQGACPACDGLGEKLIFDEDLVVPNHALTIKKGAVVPWAKSNPPSPYYMQVLGSLAREFGFSLDTPWADLPGEVQLVILHGSGGKPVTLTFVDGKKSYDVKKPFEGVIGNLNRRMLQTESAWMKEELGKYQSSQPCEVCHGARLKPEALAVKIAMQDISHATHLSVVDALAFFTAMPDHLNDQQRAIAERILKEIVERLGFLNNVGLDYLNLDRTSGTLSGGESQRIRLASQIGSGLSGVLYVLDEPSIGLHQRDNDMLLKTLRRLRDLGNTVLVVEHDEDAIRTADYVIDMGPGAGVHGGQIVAHGTLKQILKAKGSVTADYLNGTREVPVPAKRRKGSGKKLTVHNATANNLTGVTASVPLGTFTCITGVSGSGKSSFTIDTLYAAAARELNGARILAGKHDKITGLQHLDKVIDIDQSPIGRTPRSNPATYTGAFTQIRDWFAGLPESLARGYKPGRFSFNVKGGRCEACQGDGLLKIEMHFLPDVYVICDVCHGARYNRETLEVKFKGLSIADVLDMTVEDAAEFFKAVPPIRDKMAMLVEVGLGYVKVGQQATTLSGGEAQRVKLAKELARRATGSTLYILDEPTTGLHFEDVRKLLEVLHALVEQGNTVVVIEHNLDVIKTADWVIDLGPEGGVKGGEIVAEGVPEVVAQEPRSFTGKYLAPLLGKREAVAAE, encoded by the coding sequence ATGCTGACTCACATTTCCGTCCGCGGCGCGCGCGAGCACAATCTCAAGGACGTGAGCATCGATATCCCGCGGGATACGCTCACCGTGATCACCGGGCTGTCGGGCTCGGGCAAGTCCAGCCTCGCGTTCGACACCATCTATGCCGAGGGCCAGCGGCGCTACGTCGAGTCGCTATCGGCCTATGCGCGCCAGTTCCTTGAGCTGATGCAGAAGCCCGATGTCGATCACATCGAGGGCCTCAGCCCCGCCATCTCGATCGAGCAGAAGACCACCAGCCGCAACCCGCGCTCGACCGTCGCGACCGTCACCGAGATCTACGATTACATGCGGCTGCTGTGGGCGCGCGTCGGCGTGCCCTATTCCCCCGCGACCGGCCTGCCGATCTCGGCGCAGACGGTGTCGCAGATGGTCGATCGCGTCATGGCGCTGCCCGAGGGGACGCGGCTGTACCTGCTCGCCCCCGTCGTGCGCGGCCGCAAGGGCGAATATCGCAAGGAGCTGGCGGAGTGGCAGAAGGCCGGCTTCACCCGCGTCCGCATTGATGGCGAGCTGCACGAGATCGACGAGGCCCCCGCGCTCGACAAGAAGTACAAGCACGACATCGAAGTGGTCGTCGATCGCCTCGCGGTGAACCCCGACATCGCCACGCGGCTGGCCGACAGTTTCGAAACGGCGCTGAAGCTCGCGGACGGGCTGGCGTATGTCGATCTGGCCGAGGGCGTCGTCCCCGGCCGCGAGGAGGAGGCGGCGTCGGGCGGCGCGATGAAGAACGCCGGCATCCCCGCCAACCGCATCGTCTTTTCCGAGAAGTTCGCCTGCCCCGTCAGCGGCTTCACCATCGCCGAGATCGAACCGCGCCTCTTCTCCTTCAACGCACCCCAAGGCGCCTGCCCCGCCTGCGACGGGCTCGGCGAAAAGCTGATCTTCGACGAAGACCTCGTCGTCCCCAACCACGCGCTCACGATCAAGAAGGGCGCCGTCGTCCCCTGGGCCAAGAGCAACCCGCCCTCGCCTTATTACATGCAGGTGCTCGGCTCCCTCGCGCGCGAGTTCGGGTTCAGCCTCGACACGCCCTGGGCCGATCTGCCCGGCGAGGTGCAGCTGGTCATCCTCCACGGCAGCGGCGGCAAGCCCGTCACGCTCACCTTCGTCGACGGCAAGAAGTCGTACGACGTGAAAAAGCCGTTCGAAGGCGTCATCGGCAACCTAAACCGCCGCATGCTCCAGACCGAATCCGCATGGATGAAGGAAGAACTCGGCAAATACCAAAGCTCGCAGCCCTGCGAAGTCTGCCACGGTGCCCGCCTCAAGCCCGAGGCGCTCGCGGTGAAGATCGCGATGCAGGACATCAGCCACGCGACGCATCTGTCGGTGGTCGACGCGCTCGCCTTCTTCACCGCGATGCCCGATCACCTCAACGATCAGCAGCGCGCCATCGCCGAGCGCATCCTCAAGGAAATCGTCGAGCGCCTCGGCTTCCTCAACAACGTCGGCCTGGATTACCTCAATCTCGATCGCACCAGCGGCACGCTATCGGGCGGCGAGAGCCAGCGCATCCGCCTCGCCAGCCAGATCGGCAGCGGCCTCTCGGGCGTCCTCTACGTCCTCGACGAGCCGTCGATCGGCCTCCACCAACGCGACAACGACATGCTGCTGAAAACGCTGCGCCGCCTGCGCGATCTCGGCAACACCGTGCTCGTCGTCGAGCATGACGAGGATGCCATCCGCACCGCCGATTACGTCATCGACATGGGGCCGGGCGCGGGCGTTCACGGCGGCCAGATCGTCGCGCACGGCACGCTCAAGCAAATCCTGAAAGCCAAGGGCTCGGTCACCGCGGATTATCTCAACGGCACGCGCGAAGTCCCCGTCCCCGCCAAACGCCGCAAGGGCTCGGGCAAGAAGCTCACCGTCCACAACGCCACCGCCAACAACCTGACGGGCGTCACCGCGAGCGTGCCCCTCGGCACCTTCACCTGCATCACCGGCGTCTCGGGCTCGGGCAAGTCGAGCTTCACGATCGACACGCTCTACGCCGCCGCCGCACGCGAGCTCAACGGCGCACGCATCCTCGCCGGCAAGCACGACAAGATCACCGGCCTCCAGCATCTCGACAAGGTGATCGACATCGATCAGTCGCCGATCGGCCGCACCCCGCGCTCGAACCCGGCGACGTACACCGGCGCCTTCACGCAGATCCGCGATTGGTTCGCCGGCCTCCCCGAAAGCCTCGCGCGCGGCTACAAGCCCGGCCGCTTCTCGTTCAACGTCAAGGGCGGCCGGTGCGAGGCGTGCCAGGGCGATGGCCTGCTCAAGATCGAGATGCACTTCCTCCCCGACGTCTACGTCATCTGCGACGTCTGCCACGGCGCGCGCTACAACCGAGAAACGCTCGAGGTGAAGTTCAAGGGCCTCAGCATCGCCGACGTGCTCGACATGACGGTCGAGGACGCCGCGGAATTCTTCAAGGCCGTGCCGCCGATCCGCGACAAGATGGCGATGCTGGTCGAGGTCGGGCTCGGCTACGTCAAGGTCGGCCAGCAAGCGACGACGCTGTCGGGCGGCGAGGCACAACGCGTGAAGCTCGCCAAGGAACTCGCCCGCCGCGCGACGGGCAGCACGCTCTACATCCTCGACGAGCCGACCACCGGGCTGCATTTCGAGGACGTGCGCAAATTGCTCGAAGTGCTCCACGCGCTGGTCGAGCAAGGCAACACCGTGGTGGTGATCGAGCACAACCTCGACGTGATCAAGACCGCCGACTGGGTGATCGACCTGGGGCCGGAGGGCGGCGTGAAGGGCGGCGAGATCGTCGCCGAGGGCGTGCCCGAAGTGGTGGCGCAGGAACCGCGGAGCTTCACCGGCAAGTATCTCGCGCCGCTGCTGGGCAAGCGCGAGGCGGTGGCGGCGGAGTAG
- a CDS encoding DUF6414 family protein: MYLDSQKLRSISSQIFKGVPEQVLLVNEERTETSDSQKGEFASGRLIADIFAKEKSSSELRFLEDHAYSLFEEHVLNEKLAKIYGGSFDAEDASKSFVLVTGRLRINDFASTTKLLENFNEIGEAFWRVTNMPGGILGPNLKNLSDSEVKKRAGEAGMQFEKKFMDNATKLLRFGYNGLIEANINFEDKSFSAPLKREFLRDSEEMILHKYSRYTQREFSMLGVVTQSGSENNESAIPDVKDADGIKEAMRALTLHLRTLEQVFAAPSANETMLDPIAIYTTL, from the coding sequence ATGTACTTGGATTCGCAAAAACTAAGATCAATCTCATCTCAAATATTTAAAGGTGTGCCGGAGCAAGTTCTTCTTGTGAACGAAGAGCGCACCGAGACTTCGGATAGCCAGAAGGGCGAGTTCGCAAGCGGTCGACTAATAGCCGATATCTTTGCGAAAGAAAAATCATCGTCAGAGCTGAGATTTTTGGAGGATCATGCTTACTCGTTATTTGAAGAACATGTCCTCAATGAAAAACTAGCTAAAATATACGGCGGTAGCTTCGACGCAGAGGATGCAAGTAAAAGTTTTGTTCTTGTAACGGGAAGGCTTCGGATCAACGATTTTGCTTCAACTACAAAGCTTCTTGAGAACTTTAATGAGATTGGCGAGGCCTTTTGGCGTGTCACAAATATGCCAGGAGGAATATTAGGTCCGAACTTGAAAAATCTATCTGATAGTGAAGTAAAGAAGCGCGCTGGTGAAGCTGGCATGCAATTCGAAAAGAAATTCATGGACAACGCAACTAAGCTTCTCAGGTTTGGATATAATGGATTGATCGAAGCCAATATAAACTTTGAAGACAAAAGCTTTTCCGCTCCTTTAAAAAGAGAATTTTTAAGGGACAGCGAAGAAATGATACTTCATAAGTACTCTCGATATACTCAGCGTGAGTTTTCAATGCTCGGCGTGGTTACGCAAAGCGGATCTGAAAACAATGAGAGCGCAATACCCGACGTAAAAGACGCTGACGGAATAAAGGAAGCGATGCGTGCGCTAACTCTTCATTTGCGGACCTTGGAACAAGTATTTGCGGCTCCCTCTGCTAATGAAACGATGCTTGATCCGATTGCAATATACACAACTCTTTAA
- a CDS encoding BrnA antitoxin family protein, translated as MSDWIDPDDAPELTAELAEVAELRVGGKVVRPATGYLGPNGVVRGRPPLRDAAKRQVTLRLDPDVIEKFREGGPGWQARMNEALRKAVGLG; from the coding sequence ATGTCGGACTGGATTGATCCCGACGACGCGCCGGAACTGACGGCGGAACTGGCCGAAGTCGCGGAGTTGCGCGTCGGCGGGAAGGTCGTGCGCCCGGCGACGGGCTATCTCGGCCCGAACGGCGTGGTGCGCGGCCGCCCGCCGCTGCGCGACGCGGCGAAGCGCCAGGTGACGCTGCGGCTCGATCCCGACGTGATCGAGAAGTTTCGCGAGGGCGGGCCGGGGTGGCAGGCGCGGATGAACGAGGCGCTGCGGAAGGCGGTAGGGTTGGGGTGA
- a CDS encoding BrnT family toxin: MHIAFDPDKRDKTLRELGLDFADAAAVFEGRSVTAVDDRIDYGETRYITYGWLSDEAVAVVWTEREEGVRVISMRRMHQWEIEHVGLD, translated from the coding sequence ATGCACATTGCGTTCGATCCGGACAAGCGGGACAAAACGTTGCGCGAGCTCGGCTTGGATTTCGCCGACGCGGCGGCCGTGTTCGAAGGACGCAGCGTCACCGCCGTCGATGACCGGATCGACTATGGCGAGACGCGGTACATCACCTACGGCTGGCTATCGGACGAGGCGGTGGCGGTCGTGTGGACCGAGCGCGAAGAAGGTGTGCGGGTGATATCGATGCGGCGGATGCATCAATGGGAGATCGAGCATGTCGGACTGGATTGA
- a CDS encoding cold-shock protein — MAQVGTVKFFNADKGFGFIAPDNGGTDAFVHISAVERAGFATLNQNQRVSYELENDKRGRTSAVSLEAAE; from the coding sequence ATGGCCCAAGTAGGCACCGTAAAGTTCTTCAACGCCGACAAGGGTTTTGGCTTCATCGCGCCGGACAACGGCGGCACCGACGCCTTCGTGCACATCAGTGCCGTTGAGCGCGCCGGCTTTGCCACGCTGAACCAGAACCAGCGCGTCAGCTACGAGCTCGAGAACGACAAGCGCGGCCGCACGAGTGCGGTTTCGCTCGAAGCGGCAGAATAA